The proteins below are encoded in one region of Deltaproteobacteria bacterium:
- a CDS encoding glutamate racemase, whose amino-acid sequence MNADAPIGVFDSGVGGLTVLRALTAQLPHEDTVYLGDTARLPYGTRSGEVVTRYALMSAKHLARHGIKLLVVACNTVSAHSLPALASALPIPVLGVIEPGAQVASARTRGGAIAVLGTPATVASGAYQTTLRRLAPLAPVIARACPLFVPLAEEGWIDGEVPRLIAERYLSDLRRARVDTAVLGCTHYPLLKATISEVLGPEVAIVDSAEAITQSVTTLLHVRGLLRPDRRDASRHRTLCTDLPDRFRVVAERFLGRRVGDVELIDLAR is encoded by the coding sequence GTGAACGCCGACGCGCCCATCGGGGTGTTCGACAGCGGGGTGGGCGGGCTGACGGTGCTCAGGGCGCTGACGGCGCAGCTCCCTCACGAAGACACCGTCTATCTGGGAGACACCGCTCGCCTTCCGTACGGCACGCGATCTGGCGAGGTGGTCACCCGATATGCGCTGATGTCGGCAAAGCATCTCGCGCGGCACGGGATCAAGCTGCTGGTCGTCGCCTGCAACACCGTATCCGCGCACAGCCTGCCGGCGCTGGCCTCGGCGCTGCCGATTCCGGTGCTCGGCGTGATCGAGCCGGGCGCGCAGGTGGCATCTGCTCGCACCCGCGGAGGCGCCATCGCCGTGTTGGGAACGCCCGCGACCGTCGCGTCGGGCGCGTATCAGACGACGCTCCGGCGTCTCGCGCCGCTCGCGCCGGTGATCGCGCGCGCCTGCCCGCTGTTCGTACCGTTGGCGGAAGAGGGGTGGATCGACGGTGAGGTGCCACGGCTGATCGCCGAACGGTACCTTTCCGACTTGCGTCGCGCGCGCGTGGATACCGCCGTCCTCGGCTGCACGCACTATCCGCTTCTCAAGGCGACCATCAGCGAGGTGCTGGGGCCGGAGGTCGCAATCGTGGACAGCGCAGAGGCCATAACGCAAAGCGTCACAACGCTGCTCCATGTCCGGGGCCTGCTGCGTCCGGACCGGCGCGACGCATCGCGTCATCGCACCCTCTGCACCGACCTCCCGGACCGGTTCCGGGTGGTGGCGGAGCGGTTCCTGGGGCGCCGCGTCGGAGATGTGGAACTCATTGATCTCGCGCGGTGA
- the accB gene encoding acetyl-CoA carboxylase biotin carboxyl carrier protein gives MSDPRRLRERARVDVDKLKAILAALEGTDVTRLTWVSGQETLDLRLGHPPPTTAVHAVPMGAPVAAAVHAPAPANPHPAPATGAAAPAPAAKPADEKKTFTVNSPFVGTFYRSASPDSPAFVDAGQVVKKGQVLCIVEAMKLMNEIEAEQPGRLLEVLVQNGSPVEYGESLFRFEPV, from the coding sequence ATATCTGACCCGCGTAGGCTGAGGGAAAGGGCGCGAGTGGACGTCGACAAGCTGAAAGCCATCCTGGCGGCGCTGGAGGGCACCGACGTCACCCGACTGACCTGGGTCTCCGGCCAGGAAACGCTCGATCTCCGCCTCGGACATCCACCCCCGACCACGGCCGTGCATGCCGTTCCGATGGGAGCCCCCGTCGCTGCCGCCGTCCATGCGCCGGCTCCGGCGAATCCACATCCGGCACCTGCGACCGGAGCCGCGGCGCCGGCGCCGGCGGCGAAACCCGCGGACGAGAAGAAGACGTTCACGGTAAACTCGCCGTTCGTCGGCACCTTCTACCGATCGGCCTCGCCGGACAGCCCGGCCTTCGTGGACGCGGGCCAGGTGGTGAAGAAGGGTCAGGTGCTCTGCATCGTCGAGGCGATGAAGCTGATGAACGAGATCGAGGCGGAGCAGCCGGGACGCCTGCTCGAAGTGCTGGTCCAGAACGGAAGCCCCGTGGAGTATGGCGAGTCGCTCTTCCGTTTCGAGCCCGTGTAG
- a CDS encoding TonB C-terminal domain-containing protein, with protein MTDVPRSALAAHGQMPVLPAVALAIVLHFGILLAATLLPRLFDRRAPPRKPIIAHLVALGRPRDPRLLPRKESPPPAAASKAAVPIPSTAAPAAPRKPEPTRSELMERALARAAGKSDAESREPPDPERAGSATGSAAGTAATPEEGDAYFTAVHDAILEHYVVPSVISERERLYLAASIVAWIGSDGRILRYELQKKSGNAFFDQALERAIQQTKLPAPPPEMARALRDNGVVLNFRP; from the coding sequence TTGACCGACGTTCCCCGGAGCGCTCTTGCCGCGCACGGGCAGATGCCCGTCCTCCCCGCCGTCGCGCTCGCCATCGTCCTCCACTTCGGGATTCTCCTGGCGGCCACGCTGCTGCCGCGGCTGTTCGATCGGCGGGCTCCGCCGCGCAAGCCCATCATCGCCCACCTGGTCGCGCTCGGGCGCCCGCGCGATCCGCGGCTCCTGCCGCGCAAGGAATCGCCTCCGCCCGCCGCGGCCTCCAAGGCCGCCGTTCCCATTCCGTCCACGGCCGCTCCTGCCGCGCCGCGCAAGCCGGAACCTACTCGCTCGGAGCTGATGGAGCGCGCCCTGGCCCGCGCGGCGGGAAAATCGGACGCGGAATCGCGCGAGCCGCCGGATCCGGAGCGCGCCGGGTCGGCCACCGGCTCCGCGGCTGGAACGGCTGCCACGCCGGAGGAAGGCGACGCCTATTTCACCGCGGTGCATGACGCCATCCTCGAGCACTACGTCGTGCCGTCGGTGATCTCGGAGCGCGAGCGGCTGTACCTCGCCGCCTCGATCGTCGCCTGGATCGGCTCCGATGGCCGCATCCTGCGGTACGAGCTTCAGAAGAAGTCCGGCAACGCGTTCTTCGACCAGGCGCTGGAGCGCGCCATCCAGCAGACGAAGCTGCCGGCGCCTCCTCCGGAGATGGCGCGCGCCCTCCGTGACAACGGCGTCGTCCTGAACTTCAGGCCTTGA
- a CDS encoding AAA family ATPase has protein sequence MMNYLDYYELAQEPFSNAPVSRFYFNSPQHSQALVRLTHLCSQMKGLGILVGDIGAGKTTLARRLLDSLPENEYDAALLVIIHSGVTAQWLLKRIALQLGVDAPSEDKLTLLGQLYQRLVRIYEAGKKAVVLIDEAQMLATRELMEEFRGLLNLEVPERKLLNLIFFGLPEIEQNLKLDPPLAQRVALKYRLDHLNADSTEAYIKHRLRLAGAARMPFTPGAVQSVHRFSSGTPRVVNTLCDNALFEGYVARVPMIDEQMIERVARELALDGNPPAANAAPPRRGVSGAPAAEKGKPVDLGEIDRYLAGLAKPS, from the coding sequence CTGATGAATTATCTCGACTACTACGAGCTGGCCCAGGAGCCCTTCTCGAACGCGCCGGTCTCGCGCTTCTACTTCAACTCGCCCCAGCACTCGCAGGCGCTGGTCCGGCTGACGCACCTCTGCTCGCAGATGAAGGGGCTCGGCATCCTGGTGGGCGACATCGGCGCGGGAAAGACGACGCTCGCGCGCCGGCTGCTCGATTCGCTTCCGGAGAACGAATACGACGCGGCGCTGCTGGTCATCATCCACAGCGGCGTCACCGCCCAATGGTTGCTCAAGCGGATCGCGCTACAGCTCGGCGTCGATGCGCCCAGCGAGGACAAGCTGACGCTGCTCGGTCAGCTCTACCAGCGGCTGGTGCGCATCTACGAGGCGGGGAAAAAAGCGGTGGTGCTGATCGACGAGGCGCAGATGCTCGCCACGCGGGAGCTCATGGAGGAGTTCCGCGGGCTGCTCAACCTCGAGGTGCCGGAGCGCAAGCTCCTCAACCTGATCTTCTTCGGGCTTCCCGAGATCGAGCAGAACCTGAAGCTCGATCCGCCGCTGGCGCAGCGCGTGGCTTTGAAATATCGGCTCGACCATCTGAACGCCGACAGCACCGAGGCATACATCAAGCACCGGCTCCGCCTGGCAGGCGCGGCGCGGATGCCGTTCACCCCGGGTGCCGTCCAGTCGGTGCACCGTTTTTCCAGTGGAACTCCTCGCGTGGTCAACACCTTGTGCGACAATGCGCTCTTCGAGGGATACGTGGCCCGGGTTCCGATGATCGACGAGCAGATGATCGAGAGGGTGGCGCGCGAGCTGGCCCTGGACGGCAATCCGCCGGCGGCGAATGCCGCCCCACCGCGCAGGGGAGTGTCGGGGGCGCCTGCCGCGGAGAAGGGCAAGCCGGTGGATCTGGGGGAGATCGACCGGTACCTGGCGGGGCTCGCGAAGCCGAGCTGA
- the tolB gene encoding Tol-Pal system beta propeller repeat protein TolB, translated as MMLAAVDRPVIDLSGGRIQPLPLAIPAPLGSREAGAAVQAALAQDFERSGLFRLLDPQSFLGDTGESLTNVNYREWQTVGAQALVKMSCEPPATEVKCDMRLYDVARGQELLHGTYTAPRQALRLAAHRFGDDVVRFFTREPGVFQTRIAWVRESETGKQVMVSDWDGFGPQALTGASINLLPSWSPDGKIVAFTSFRNGDGAHLYAVEVASRQLRPLILLGDFATGASYSPDGARLLFSSSQNDNTDVYVAQFDGSGVRRVTDARGIDISASWSPDGKRIAFVSERAGTPQIYSMTVEGSDVRRLTFQGNYNQEPAWSPKGDLIAFSGRDEHRVFDLYTVAVDGGKVTRLTQNQGTNEKPAWAPNGRYLLFSSTRSGKRQIWMSQPDGSNQRQVTSEKTGASDPAWGPLPAK; from the coding sequence ATGATGCTGGCGGCCGTGGACCGGCCGGTGATCGATCTCTCGGGCGGGCGGATCCAGCCGCTTCCGCTCGCGATCCCCGCGCCGCTCGGCTCGCGCGAGGCCGGCGCCGCCGTCCAGGCGGCGCTGGCGCAGGACTTCGAGCGCAGCGGCCTCTTTCGTCTCCTCGATCCGCAGTCCTTCCTCGGCGACACCGGCGAGAGCCTGACGAACGTCAACTACCGCGAGTGGCAGACGGTGGGCGCGCAGGCGCTGGTGAAGATGAGCTGCGAGCCGCCCGCAACCGAGGTCAAATGCGACATGCGCCTGTACGACGTCGCGCGCGGCCAAGAGCTGCTGCACGGCACGTACACGGCGCCGCGCCAGGCGCTACGGCTCGCGGCGCACCGATTCGGCGACGACGTGGTGCGCTTCTTCACCCGCGAGCCCGGCGTGTTCCAGACGCGCATCGCCTGGGTGCGCGAGTCGGAGACGGGAAAGCAGGTGATGGTCTCGGACTGGGACGGCTTCGGACCGCAGGCACTGACGGGAGCGTCGATCAACCTGCTCCCTTCCTGGAGCCCCGACGGCAAGATCGTCGCCTTCACCAGCTTCCGCAACGGCGATGGGGCGCACCTCTATGCCGTGGAGGTCGCCTCGCGCCAGCTTCGTCCGCTGATCCTGCTCGGCGACTTCGCCACCGGCGCCTCGTACTCGCCCGACGGAGCGCGCCTGCTCTTCTCCTCGTCCCAGAACGACAACACCGACGTGTACGTCGCGCAGTTCGACGGAAGCGGGGTGCGCCGCGTGACGGATGCCCGCGGCATCGACATCTCCGCCTCCTGGAGTCCGGACGGCAAGCGCATCGCCTTCGTCTCGGAGCGGGCGGGAACGCCGCAGATCTACTCGATGACCGTGGAAGGTTCCGACGTGCGCCGGCTCACCTTCCAGGGCAACTACAACCAGGAGCCGGCCTGGAGCCCGAAGGGCGATCTGATCGCCTTCTCCGGCCGCGACGAGCACCGCGTGTTCGATCTCTACACGGTGGCCGTCGACGGCGGGAAGGTGACGCGGCTGACGCAGAACCAGGGTACGAACGAGAAGCCGGCCTGGGCGCCCAACGGGCGCTATCTCCTCTTCTCCTCGACGCGCAGCGGAAAGCGGCAGATCTGGATGTCCCAGCCGGACGGATCCAACCAGCGACAGGTCACCTCGGAGAAGACCGGCGCCTCCGATCCCGCCTGGGGACCGCTCCCGGCGAAATAG
- the tolQ gene encoding protein TolQ: MRRLPCPGIQTSRGAPRSHPNKGSVRLLPALTVPTVRGRNAPAMNGSLNYVEMVTHGGPIVSGVLIILVISSLVSWTIIFRKLLHLRRAQAESLQFLETFWRSKRLDSIYTASEQMPVSPVAQVFRAGYVELSKVTQSQPSTEEGSLHDQLGGFENVERALARAANAELTTLEQSTPFLGTTAAAAPFVGLFGTVWGIMGAFRDIYAAGNANLATVARPISEALIATAVGLFAAIPALVAYNSFSSRIRVLDNEMRNFSADFLNIIKRHIFKKAA, from the coding sequence ATGAGACGTCTTCCCTGCCCCGGCATTCAGACTTCCAGAGGTGCGCCGAGGTCACACCCCAACAAGGGATCGGTTCGGCTTCTTCCTGCGTTGACAGTACCGACCGTGCGAGGGAGAAACGCGCCCGCCATGAACGGCAGCCTGAACTACGTGGAGATGGTCACGCACGGCGGCCCCATCGTCAGCGGCGTGCTGATCATCCTCGTGATCTCCTCGCTCGTGAGCTGGACCATCATCTTCCGCAAGCTGCTCCATCTCCGCCGGGCGCAGGCGGAGAGCCTCCAGTTCCTGGAGACGTTCTGGCGCAGCAAGCGCCTCGACTCGATCTACACCGCAAGCGAGCAGATGCCAGTGAGCCCGGTGGCCCAGGTCTTTCGCGCCGGGTACGTGGAGCTGTCGAAGGTGACGCAGTCGCAGCCTTCGACCGAAGAAGGGTCCCTGCACGATCAGCTCGGCGGATTCGAGAACGTGGAACGCGCGCTCGCGCGGGCCGCGAATGCCGAGCTGACCACGTTGGAGCAGAGCACCCCCTTCCTGGGAACGACGGCGGCGGCGGCCCCCTTCGTCGGGCTCTTCGGGACCGTCTGGGGGATCATGGGCGCCTTCCGCGACATCTACGCCGCGGGCAACGCCAACCTCGCCACGGTGGCGCGGCCCATCAGCGAGGCCCTGATCGCCACCGCCGTGGGCCTCTTCGCCGCGATCCCCGCGCTGGTCGCGTACAACTCGTTCAGCTCGCGTATCCGCGTGCTGGACAACGAGATGCGCAACTTCAGCGCCGATTTCCTCAACATCATCAAGCGCCACATCTTCAAGAAGGCGGCCTGA
- the efp gene encoding elongation factor P, whose amino-acid sequence MADVIDTSEFRNGLKILIDNEPYVIVEFQHVKPGKGSAFVRTRYKSLITGRVLEKNFKSGEKVGRPDIEDKKMQYLYKEGDHYVFMDSKTFDQSHIDAKGLGESRNFLKENMDASILFWNGRAISVDLPNAVELKVVKCDPGVRGDTVSGAMKPATLETGYTLNVPLFINEGDTLKIDTRTGEYLTRVG is encoded by the coding sequence ATGGCCGACGTGATCGACACCAGCGAGTTCCGCAACGGGCTCAAGATCCTGATCGACAACGAGCCTTACGTGATCGTCGAGTTCCAGCACGTGAAGCCCGGCAAGGGCTCGGCGTTCGTGCGCACCCGCTACAAGAGCCTGATCACCGGCCGCGTCCTGGAGAAGAACTTCAAGTCCGGCGAGAAGGTCGGCCGTCCCGACATCGAGGACAAGAAGATGCAGTATCTCTACAAGGAGGGCGACCACTACGTCTTCATGGATTCCAAGACGTTCGACCAGAGCCACATCGACGCGAAGGGCCTGGGTGAGTCGCGCAACTTCCTCAAGGAGAACATGGACGCCTCGATCCTGTTCTGGAACGGGCGCGCCATCTCCGTCGACCTGCCCAACGCGGTCGAGCTCAAGGTCGTCAAATGCGATCCCGGCGTGCGCGGCGATACCGTCTCGGGCGCGATGAAGCCGGCCACGCTGGAAACCGGATACACGCTCAACGTGCCGCTCTTCATCAACGAGGGCGACACCTTGAAGATCGATACCCGCACGGGGGAATATCTGACCCGCGTAGGCTGA
- a CDS encoding tetratricopeptide repeat protein encodes MDKNKVIESAAKLIAKGAFDKAVKEYQRVLEIDPDDVRVLQKLAELYQKMNRKAEAADCFEKVARTYSQQGFYLKAVALYKQVLKVIERVEVNIRLAELYQQLGLVGDATKEWQAVAAHHEKSGDTKASLDTLKKLVDLDPDNVAARIRLGEQYARQDDLIEAVAELRRAAQYLQRNGRHDDYLRVAERISHLDQNDVGLAKELAEQYLSRGDSKRALAKLHICFKANPRELSTLQMLARAFQDLGQVTKTVSVLKELARVHVDGGRPDDARKVWKQALELAPDDQEVKAALKSAQSSESARPRAEPPRPAPPKPAPKPAAAPPPPVAKPISKPISAPIRVPPQRTPSAPIHGARPPSAPVAAAGAVSAPMTIAQVPKLLKETEVYVKYGLNDKALEHLRRVFSVDRDNIDAHEKAKIVALAMGRKDEALASLTTMLRLCTQKRDPRTAAVRAELKELGTAGAGFSTGRAGDELILEEAPLEVEALATADERAVLDDDDVLEVEPEAVIEPEPLQAVDDDEFAGDLAEADFYIQAGLPDDARAILEGIILSSPNHTGASQRLRKLGKATQQQAPAADKEYDDMAAELAAELAAEVGTSADEEDQPLDGDVLESFQVPASEVLGEFRAKIQEIVRPEDVQTHYDLGIAYKEMGLLEEAIAEFDVALRYGGGTRAADCLTMLGVCESERGNSEAAVRHFQKGLDLLDLTSVARHALQFELGAVQETQGNNAEALEQYESIHAEDNAFRDVRARIERLGGNLAASVRPLVKKRPQATPAGLRKAAALGTSGATAGSRPGGPGSREPEPPPEPGRKNRKIGFV; translated from the coding sequence ATGGACAAAAACAAGGTCATCGAGTCGGCCGCGAAGCTGATCGCGAAGGGCGCGTTCGACAAGGCGGTCAAGGAATACCAGCGCGTCCTGGAGATCGATCCGGACGACGTCCGGGTGCTGCAGAAGCTTGCCGAGCTCTACCAGAAGATGAACCGCAAGGCCGAGGCGGCCGACTGCTTCGAGAAGGTCGCGCGTACATACTCGCAGCAGGGCTTCTATTTGAAGGCGGTCGCGCTCTACAAACAGGTGCTCAAGGTCATCGAGCGGGTGGAGGTGAACATCCGCCTCGCCGAGCTGTACCAGCAGCTCGGACTGGTCGGGGATGCGACCAAGGAATGGCAGGCGGTCGCGGCGCATCACGAGAAATCCGGCGATACCAAGGCGAGCCTCGATACCCTGAAGAAGCTGGTCGACCTGGACCCCGACAATGTGGCCGCGCGGATCCGGCTCGGCGAGCAGTACGCGCGCCAGGACGACCTGATCGAGGCCGTCGCGGAGCTTCGCCGCGCCGCGCAATATCTGCAGCGCAACGGCCGTCACGACGATTACCTGCGCGTCGCCGAGCGGATCAGCCACCTCGACCAGAACGACGTGGGCCTGGCGAAGGAGCTCGCCGAGCAGTACCTCAGCCGCGGCGACTCCAAGCGCGCGCTGGCGAAGCTGCACATCTGCTTCAAGGCGAACCCCCGGGAGCTGAGCACGCTGCAGATGCTCGCGCGGGCCTTCCAGGACCTCGGGCAGGTCACCAAGACGGTCTCGGTGCTCAAGGAGCTGGCGCGCGTCCACGTCGACGGCGGGCGGCCGGACGATGCGCGGAAGGTCTGGAAGCAGGCGCTGGAGCTCGCGCCGGACGATCAGGAAGTGAAGGCGGCGCTGAAGAGCGCGCAGAGCAGCGAGTCGGCGCGGCCGAGAGCGGAGCCTCCGAGGCCCGCCCCGCCCAAGCCCGCGCCGAAACCCGCTGCCGCTCCTCCGCCTCCAGTGGCGAAGCCGATCAGCAAGCCGATCAGCGCGCCCATCCGGGTCCCGCCGCAGCGGACGCCCAGCGCTCCGATCCACGGAGCGCGCCCACCGTCCGCGCCCGTCGCGGCTGCCGGCGCCGTCTCCGCGCCGATGACGATCGCGCAAGTGCCGAAGCTGCTCAAGGAGACCGAGGTCTACGTCAAGTACGGACTGAACGACAAAGCTCTCGAGCATCTGCGGCGCGTCTTCTCGGTCGATCGCGACAACATCGACGCGCACGAGAAGGCGAAGATCGTCGCGTTGGCGATGGGGCGGAAGGACGAGGCGCTGGCGTCGCTCACCACCATGCTGCGCCTCTGTACGCAGAAGCGGGATCCCAGGACGGCCGCCGTCCGGGCTGAGCTCAAGGAGCTTGGCACGGCGGGCGCGGGTTTCTCTACGGGCCGTGCCGGCGACGAGCTGATCCTGGAGGAAGCGCCGCTCGAGGTCGAGGCGCTGGCGACGGCCGACGAGCGGGCGGTCCTCGACGACGACGACGTGCTCGAGGTGGAGCCGGAGGCCGTCATCGAGCCCGAGCCGCTGCAGGCGGTCGACGACGACGAGTTCGCCGGCGACCTCGCCGAAGCGGACTTCTACATCCAGGCGGGGCTCCCCGACGACGCCCGCGCGATCCTCGAGGGCATCATCCTGTCCTCGCCGAACCATACCGGCGCCTCGCAGCGGTTGCGCAAGCTGGGAAAGGCCACGCAGCAGCAAGCTCCCGCCGCCGACAAGGAGTACGACGACATGGCCGCGGAGCTCGCGGCGGAGTTGGCCGCCGAAGTCGGGACCTCCGCCGACGAGGAGGACCAGCCGCTCGACGGCGACGTGCTGGAGTCGTTCCAGGTTCCCGCGTCCGAGGTGCTCGGCGAGTTCCGCGCCAAGATCCAGGAGATCGTTCGTCCCGAGGACGTGCAGACGCATTACGATCTCGGCATCGCCTACAAGGAGATGGGGCTCCTGGAGGAGGCGATCGCGGAGTTCGACGTCGCCCTGCGCTACGGCGGCGGCACGCGCGCCGCCGACTGCCTGACGATGCTGGGCGTCTGCGAGTCCGAGCGCGGCAACTCAGAGGCGGCTGTGCGACACTTCCAGAAAGGGCTCGACCTGCTCGATCTGACCTCGGTGGCGCGCCATGCGTTGCAGTTCGAGCTGGGCGCCGTCCAGGAGACGCAGGGAAACAACGCAGAGGCGCTCGAGCAGTACGAGTCGATTCACGCCGAGGACAACGCTTTCCGCGACGTCAGAGCCCGCATCGAGCGGCTGGGAGGGAACCTCGCGGCCTCGGTGCGGCCGCTGGTGAAGAAGAGGCCTCAAGCGACGCCCGCCGGCCTTCGCAAGGCAGCGGCGCTCGGTACTTCCGGCGCTACAGCCGGGTCACGTCCTGGCGGACCGGGCTCGCGGGAGCCCGAGCCGCCTCCTGAACCGGGGCGCAAGAACCGGAAGATCGGCTTCGTCTGA
- the accC gene encoding acetyl-CoA carboxylase biotin carboxylase subunit produces the protein MFHRILIANRGEIALRVIRASRELGVETVAVHSTADSNSLHVRFADQSLCIGPPPSRESYLNIPAILSAAEVSGADAIHPGYGFLSENAEFAEMVQHSGLGWIGPRPEMIRMMGNKIRAKEAMKEAGLPQLPGSEGVVQDERDLARLAERIGFPVILKAAAGGGGRGMKIVREKEQLSQMYRTASAESLAAFGNGDMYVERYVERPRHIEIQIVADEHGNVIHLGERECSVQRRHQKMLEESPSPALNDRLRERMGRVAVEAMRKIRYNNVGTIEFLLDERGDFYFMEMNTRIQVEHPVTESVTGLDLIKEQIRLAAKEELGRTQKSITLKGHAIECRVNAEDPISFAPSPGLITAYHAPGGLGVRIDSGAYEQYRVLPFYDSMVAKLIVYADSRPAAIMRMRRALEEYIVEGIKTNIPFHKKLLVYEPFVQGRYDTRLVEKLLADNPN, from the coding sequence GTGTTTCACCGCATCCTCATCGCGAACCGTGGTGAAATCGCCCTGCGGGTGATTCGCGCGTCGCGCGAGCTGGGCGTGGAAACCGTCGCCGTCCATTCCACCGCCGACTCGAACTCCTTGCATGTCCGCTTCGCGGACCAGTCACTTTGCATCGGCCCGCCGCCGTCCAGGGAGAGCTATCTCAACATCCCCGCCATTCTCTCGGCGGCGGAGGTGAGCGGGGCGGACGCCATCCATCCCGGGTACGGATTTCTCAGTGAAAACGCCGAGTTCGCCGAGATGGTCCAGCACTCGGGCCTGGGGTGGATCGGCCCGCGCCCGGAGATGATCCGGATGATGGGCAACAAGATCCGCGCCAAGGAGGCAATGAAGGAGGCCGGCCTTCCGCAGCTGCCAGGCAGCGAGGGCGTGGTCCAGGACGAGCGCGATCTGGCGAGGCTGGCGGAGAGGATCGGCTTTCCCGTCATCCTCAAGGCGGCGGCAGGCGGCGGCGGCCGGGGGATGAAGATCGTCCGCGAGAAGGAGCAGCTCTCGCAGATGTATCGGACGGCATCGGCGGAGTCGCTGGCGGCGTTCGGCAACGGCGACATGTACGTCGAGCGCTACGTGGAGCGGCCCCGGCACATCGAGATCCAGATCGTCGCCGACGAGCACGGAAACGTGATCCACCTGGGAGAGCGCGAGTGCTCGGTCCAGCGCCGGCACCAGAAGATGCTGGAGGAAAGCCCTTCGCCGGCGCTCAACGACAGGCTGCGGGAGCGGATGGGAAGGGTCGCCGTCGAGGCGATGAGAAAGATCCGCTACAACAACGTCGGCACCATCGAGTTCCTCCTCGACGAGCGCGGCGATTTCTACTTCATGGAGATGAACACCCGCATCCAGGTGGAGCACCCGGTCACGGAGAGCGTCACCGGGCTCGACCTGATCAAGGAGCAGATCCGCCTTGCCGCCAAAGAGGAACTGGGGCGCACGCAAAAGAGCATCACGCTCAAGGGCCACGCGATCGAGTGCCGGGTGAACGCCGAGGATCCGATCTCGTTCGCGCCGTCACCGGGCCTGATCACCGCCTACCACGCGCCGGGCGGGCTCGGAGTGCGCATCGACTCCGGGGCATACGAGCAATACCGGGTGCTGCCGTTCTACGATTCAATGGTCGCCAAGCTGATCGTGTACGCCGACAGCCGGCCCGCGGCGATCATGCGGATGCGCCGCGCCCTCGAGGAATACATCGTGGAAGGCATCAAAACGAACATCCCCTTCCACAAGAAGCTCCTGGTGTACGAGCCTTTCGTACAGGGTAGGTACGACACGCGCCTGGTGGAAAAGCTGCTGGCGGACAACCCGAACTGA
- the tolR gene encoding protein TolR, whose translation MAFGSTEGGPRRAMTDINVTPLVDVMLVLLIIFMVTAPLIQSGVKVDLPRASAQQMEHQEEKLVLTITRDRRVFLGNTEIPGADLERKLSTNVRIQKEKELYLHADRSLPYGQVVEIMAVARRAGVESLGMITEPDRELRRP comes from the coding sequence ATGGCGTTCGGTTCCACAGAGGGCGGCCCCCGCCGCGCGATGACGGACATCAACGTCACTCCGCTCGTCGACGTGATGCTGGTGCTGCTGATCATCTTCATGGTCACGGCGCCCCTCATCCAGAGCGGCGTGAAAGTGGACCTGCCGCGCGCTTCGGCGCAGCAGATGGAGCACCAGGAGGAGAAGCTGGTGCTCACCATCACCCGCGACCGCCGCGTGTTCCTCGGCAACACGGAGATCCCCGGGGCCGATCTGGAGCGCAAGCTCTCGACCAACGTGCGAATCCAGAAGGAGAAGGAGCTGTATCTGCACGCGGACCGGTCGCTGCCGTATGGGCAGGTCGTCGAGATCATGGCGGTGGCCCGGCGGGCCGGCGTCGAGTCTCTCGGGATGATCACCGAGCCCGATCGGGAGCTGAGACGGCCTTGA